The DNA sequence CGAAAACAAGGGGACCCGTCGAATCAGGTCCAGGTTGGACAGCATCGCCATCAGAGATCACCTTTTGCGTTGTTTGGCCCTTGATCGCGTGCAAAGCCCGCGTCGCCCGTCCGGCTGCCAGCCTTTCCTACAATGCAGCCTGGCGATGGCGCCGGAAAGCTCCATCCGTCGGCTGGAAAGTACCCTTCCCGCTGGCTCGTGAGATATCTCACAAGCGGCACTCTACCGTAAGCCCCGCATTTGCTGGAAGGTGTGCGACCCGAGTCTGCCCTCACTTTGCATCGAAGCGCCCCTCCATGAGCACCACACCGAAGCACGCCCAGGTCCTGATCCTCGGTTCCGGTCCTGCCGGCTACACCGCCGCCGTCTACGCCGCGCGCGCCAACCTGAAGCCGGTGCTGATCACCGGCCTGGCCCAGGGCGGGCAGCTGATGACCACCACCGAGGTCGACAACTGGCCCGCCGACGTCAACGGCGTGATGGGCCCGGACCTGATGCAGCGCTTCCAGCAGCACGCCGAGCGCTTCAACACCGAGATCGTGTTCGACCACATCAACGAGGTCGACCTGTCGAAGCGCCCGTTCTGGCTCAAGGGCGACGCCGGCGAGTACACCTGCGACGCGCTGATCATCGCCACCGGCGCCTCGGCCAAGTACCTGGGCCTGCCTTCGGAGCAGGCCTTCATGGGCCGCGGCGTCAGCGGCTGCGCCACCTGTGACGGCTTCTTCTACCGTGGCGAGGACGTCTGCGTCGTCGGCGGCGGCAACACCGCCGTCGAGGAGGCGCTGTACCTGTCCAACATCGCCCGCAAGGTGACCGTGATCCACCGCCGCGACAAGTTCCGCGCCGAGCCGATCCTGGTCGACAAGCTGATGGACAAGGTGCGCGACGGCAAGGTCGAGCTGAAGCTGTTCTCGGTGCTGGACGAGGTGCTGGGCGACGACTCGGGCGTCACGGGCGTGCGCATCCGCAACGTGAACGACGGCAGCACCGAGGAGATCGCGCTCAAGGGCTGCTTCATCGCGATCGGCCACCAGCCCAACACCGACATCTTCAAGGGCCAGCTGGAGATGAAGGACGGCTACATCCTGACCCGCTCCGGCCTGAACGGCTTTGCCACGATGACCAGCGTGCCGGGCGTGTTCGCCGCCGGCGACGTGCAGGACCACGTCTACCGCCAGGCGATCACCAGCGCCGGCACCGGCTGCATGGCCGCGCTGGACGCCCAGCGCTACCTGGAGCAAGGCGGCGCGGCCTGACGGCAAGGCCGGCCGAAACCCCTGGGACGCCGGCCGGATTGGCCGGCGTTCGCTTTATGGCTATAATCGCATTCTTTGCCGATGGTGACTGCGCCATCCAACTGTTGCGACCCGCGAGGGTCGGGAGCCGTCGGAACAGCGCCAGTCCTCGAAGGGCGCTCATCAGGCGGGCAGGCCCGGCCGGCGACGGCCGCAGTGACCCAGGCCGCCTGCTCTAGGCGTCACATCTGAACCGAGATTGAAACGGAGAAGCGTCATGGCACGCGTCTGTCAAGTTACGGGCAAGCGCCCGATGGTGGGCAACAATGTGTCCCACGCGAACAACAAAACGAAGCGCCGCTTCCTGCCCAACCTGCAGTACCGTCGCTTCTGGCTCGAGTCCGAAAACCGCTGGGTGCGCCTGCGCGTGAGCAACGCCGCGCTGCGCCTGATCGACAAGGTCGGCATCGACCAGGTCGTGGCCGACCTGCGCGCCAAAGGCGAACTCTGATCGCCCCCTGAAGGAAACGCACCATGGCCAAGACCGCTCGCGAAAAGATCAAGCTGGAGTCGACCGCTGGTACCGGTCACTTCTACACGACCACCAAGAACAAGAAGACGACGCCCGAGAAGCTCGAGATCATGAAGTTCGATCCGAAGGTTCGCAAGCACGTCATCTACAAGGAAGTGAAGCTGAAGTAATTCGGCCGCGCTTCTCCGCAGGAAACCCGCCCGGCGCACGCCCGGCGGGTTTTTTGTTGCCCGACGCCCGCCGGTCCGCTGCGGCACCCGCCGCCCGCCTGGCAGCCCCGTGCAGGGCCTTGGCCTGCCCGCGCACTGCCCCCCCAGGCCCCTGCCGGCCACGCCCGCGGGGGCCGCGCGGCGCACCTCCTGCACGACGGCGGTCCAGGGCCCGCCCGGGAGCAACGACGGCACGGCGCCGCAGGGCCCGGCCCCACCGGCTGCGCGCCGTGGGCGCAAGACCGCCTCGAAGCCTGGGCGCGCCCCAAAACAAAAGCGCCTCCCGATGGAGGCGCTTGTTGCAGGAACGGAACGGGGGGCTGCTCAGACCGTCGCGGCGCGCAGCTTGAGCGCGAAGTCCTGGAGCGCAGCCACGCCGCTTTCCTCGGCCTTCTTGCACCAGGCCTGCAGGTCGGCGACCAGCTGTTCGGCCGAGACGTTGGTGCGGGTCCAGATCTGGCGCAGCTCCTCGCGCATCGCGACCAGCTTGGACAGCACCGGCGAGCTCTCGCAGGCATGGGCCAGCTGCGGCTTGATGCTGGGAGGAATGACGTTCTCGTCACGGTGCAGCCAGCGCTTGGCCAGCAGCAGCTCCTTCCAGCGCGCCGAGTTCTTGGCGCCGGCTTCCTTGAGCTGCACCAGTTCGGCCTTCACGGCGCGGCGCAGTTCGCGGCCGTACTTGGCCATCACCTCGTAGCGGTTGGCAATCACGGCCTGCAGGGTGGAGGCATCGGCCACCGGCTTGACCGGGCCGAGCTTGAGCATCGGCGGGGTCTTGCGCACCTTGGCCAGGCCCATCAGCTCCAGCGAGCGGATGTACAGCCAGCCGATGTCGAACTCGTACTTGCGGACCGACAGCTTGGCCGAGGTCGGGTAGGTGTGGTGGTTGTTGTGCAGCTCCTCGCCGCCGATGATGATGCCCCACGGCGAGATGTTGGTGGACGCATCGGGCGCCTCGAAGTTGCGGTAACCCCAGTAGTGGCCCAGGCCGTTGATGATGCCGGCCGCGGTGATCGGGATCCACAGCATCTGCACGGCCCACACGGCGACGCCGGCGGCACCGAACAGCAGCAGGTCGAGGATCAGCGTCAGGCCCACGCCCTGCCACGTGTAGCGGCTGTACAGGTTGCGCTCGATCCAGTCGTCCGGCGTGTTGTGGCCGTACTTGGTGAGGGTTTCCTGGTTCTTGGCCTCGGCGCGATAGAGCTCGGCGCCTTCGAGCAGCACCTTGCGGATGCCGCGCGTCTGCGGGCTGTGCGGATCGTCTTCGGTCTCGCACTTGGCGTGGTGCTTGCGGTGGATGGCGACCCATTCCTTGGTCACCATGCCGGTGGTGAGCCACAGCCACAGGCGGAAGAAATGGGCCACCGCCGGGTGCAGCTCGAGGGCGCGGTGGGCTTGCGATCGGTGCAGGAAGATGGTGACCGACGCGATCGTGATGTGGGTGGTGACTAGCGTGTACAGCACGATCTGCCACCAGGTGGCATTGGTCACGCCGTTGGCGAGCCAATCGATCAAACTTTCCCACACGATCAGGAATTCAGACATTGAGAACAGCCTTTCAGAAGCTGGCTGGATTGTAGGTGAGGCCCCCCGGGATGGGCCGCCAAAATACACCGGTTTCCCGGTGACATCCACTGTATCCGACCACAAGAGGGCAAATTTCAGGCCCACCGGGGCCTTGCGATCGGGCTTGGTGACTCAGACCGCGAAACCTCACCTGCGTTCCCAGACGGCGGCAAAAAATCCGTCCGTGGCGTGGCGGTGCGGCCACAGGCGCAGGTAAGGGCCCGTCACGAGCTGCTGCGCGTCGGCCACCTTGGCCTGTTCGAGCACCGCAGCGGCCGGCAGCGGTGCGAAGTCGCGATGCGACTCGGCGAAGGCCTCGGCGATGCGCTCGTTCTCGTCCTCCAGCAGGCTGCACGTGGCATAGATCAAGCGGCCGCCCGGCTTGACCAGGCGGGCAGCGCTGGCAAGGATTGCCTGCTGCTTGTCGCGCAGTTCCGCCACCGCCTGCGGCGACTGGCGCCACTTGAGGTCCGGATTGCGCCTCAGCGTGCCCAGGCCCGAGCACGGCGCGTCCACCAGCACGCGGTCGATCTTGCCGGCCAGGCGCTTGATGCGCTCGTCGCGCTCGTGCGCGATCTGCACCGGGTAGACGTTGGACAGGCCGCTGCGCGCCAGGCGCGGCTTGAGCTTGTCCAGGCGATGACCGGAGACGTCGAAGGCATACAGCCGGCCGGTGTTGCGCATCGCCGCGCCCAGCGCCAGGGTCTTGCCGCCGGCGCCGGCGCAGAAGTCCGCCACCATCTCGCCGCGCTTGACGCCCATCAAGAGCGCCAGCAGCTGGCTGCCTTCGTCCTGCACCTCGATGTCGCCGCGCGTGAAGATGTCCAGCTTGTTCAGCGCTGGCTTGCCGTCGACGCGCAGGCCCCAGGGCGAGTACGGCGTCGGCTGCGCGGCGATGCCCGCGCGGGCCAGCTCCTCGACCGCCGCCTCGCGCTTGAGGCGCAGCAGGTTGACGCGCAGGTCCAGCGGCGCGGGCCGGGCCAGGCTGTCGACCAGCGGCCAGAACTCGGCCTCGGGCAGGAACTGCTTCAGCGGCGCGACCAGCCAGTCCGGCAGGTTGTGGCGCAGCTTCTCGGGCAACGTCGCGACGTCGACCAGGCGCACCTGGGCCAGCCACTGCTGTTCCTTGGGGCCGAGCGCGCCCTGCAGGAAGCGCTCGTCGCCCTGCCATCCAAGGATGGCCAGGCGTCGCTCCAGCGCGCCGGCGCCCGATTGCGCGAAGTGCTGCAGCAGCAGCCGCTGGCGCAGCACGTGGTAGGCGGTCTCGGCCAGCGTGTGGCGCTCGCGCGGCCCGAGCTGGCGGTGTTGGAGGAAGAAGCCGGACACGACGGTGTCGGCCGGCGCGTCGAACTTCAGGACCTGGCGCAGCAGTTCGGTGGCCAGGTCCAGGAGGGCATTAGGATGCATGACGCGAATTATCCCGTGCGACAGAGATCCGATGCCCGCCAACGACCTGCCCCCGCTGCCTCCCACCCCGCCCGGCCGCTACCGCCACTACAAGGGCCGCGAGTACGAAGTGCTCGGCTGCGCCCGCCACAGCGAGACGCTGGAGCCGCTGGTGGTGTACCGGCCGCTGTACGGCGAAGGCGCGCTGTGGGTGCGCCCGCATGCGATGTTCTTCGAAACCGTGGTCGTCGAGGGACGCGCGCAGCCGCGCTTCGCCCGCATCGAGCCGCGGCCCTGAGCGGCATGCAAGGCGCGTGGCTCAGAACAGCAGCTGCGGCTCGCCTTCGCGGTGCGTGACGATGCCGTTGCGCACCTCCAGCTCGTCGCGCACGATCCAGCGCACCGCGCGCGGGTAGATCACGTGCTCCTTGGCCAGGATGCGCTGCGACAGCGTGTCCTCGGTGTCGGTGGGATGCACCGGCTCGACGGCCTGGATGATGATCGGGCCGTGGTCCAGCTCGGCAGTGACGAAGTGCACGGTGGCGCCCGCCAGCTTGCAGCCCGCCTCGATCGCGCGGCGGTGCGTGTGCAGCCCGGGGAAGGCCGGCAGCAGCGACGGATGGATGTTGATCAGGCGACCGGCGTAGTGCTCGACGAAACGCGCGGTCAGGATGCGCATGAAGCCGGCCAGCACCACCAGGTCGGGGGCGTGGCGGTCGATCACGCGGGCCAGTTCGGCGTCGAAGGCTTCGCGGGTGTCGTACTTGCGATGGTCGACCGTGTCGGTCGGGATGCCGCGGCTGGCGGCGTACTGCAGTCCCCGGGCGTCGGGGCGGTTGCTGATGACCGCCGCCACCTCGGCCGGCCAGCGCTCGGCGGCGCAGGCCTCCACGATGGCTTCCATGTTGGAGCCACGGCCGGAGATCAGGATCACGATGCGTTTCATGGGGCGCGAGTGTAGCCTTCGGCCGAACCGGTTCCCGGACGGCCTCCTACAATCTCCCTCTTTCCGGGCGCCGCGCGCCCGCATCCTTTGCCCTGCGATTCTCCCACCATGACCGAACGCGTCCTCACCGGGATCACCACCACCGGGACCCCCCACCTGGGCAACTACGTCGGCGCCATCCGCCCCTCCGTCGAGGCCAGCCGCGCGCCCGACGTCGAAAGCTTCTTCTTCCTGGCCGACTACCACGCGCTGATCAAGTGCGACGACCCGGCGCGCGTCGAGCGCTCGCGGCTGGAGATCGCCGCCACCTGGCTGGCCGCCGGGCTGGATCCGCAGCGGGTGTACTTCTTCCGCCAGAGCGACCTGCCCGAGACGCCGGAGCTGACCTGGCTGCTGACCTGCGTCACCGCCAAGGGCCTGATGAACCGCGCCCATGCCTACAAGGCGGCCACCGACGTGAACCTTGCCGCCGGCAAGGATGTCGACGCGGACGTCACGATGGGCCTGTACTGCTACCCGATCCTGATGGCCGCGGACATCCTGCTGTTCAACGCGCACCGCGTGCCGGTGGGCCGCGACCAGGTGCAACACATCGAGATGGCGCGCGACATCGCGCAGCGCTTCAACCACCTCTACGGCCGCGGGCGCGACCTGTTCGTGCTGCCGCAGGCGCAGATCGACGAGGAGCTGGCCACGCTGCCCGGCCTGGACGGGCGCAAGATGTCCAAGAGCTACGACAACACCATCCCGCTGTTCGAGGGCGGCCCCAAGGCGCTGAAGGAAGCGGTGGCGCGCATCGTCACCGACTCGCGCCTGCCCGGCGAGCCCAAGGACCCGGACGGCACGCCGCTGGTGACGATCTACGATGCCTTCGCCACGCCCGAGCAGCGTGCCGAGTTCCGCGCCGACCTGCGCGCCGGCCTGGGCTGGGGCGATGCCAAGCAGCGCCTGGTGGACCTCATCGAGTCGCACATCGGCCCGATGCGCGACCGCTACGCGGAGCTGATGGCCCATCCGGAGCGCATCGAGGAGATCCTGCAGGACGGCGCGCGCCGCGCCCGGCGCATTGCCACGCCATTCCTCGCCGAGCTGCGCGAAGCGGTCGGCCTGCGTCCGATGAAGGCCCTGCCGGTGACCGCGCAGCCCCGGCGCAGCGAGGCGGCCAAGCCCCAGCTGCCGGTGTTCAAGCAGTACCGCGAGGCCGACGGCCAGTTCTACTTCAAGCTGACGGCGGCCAACGGCACGGTGCTGCTGCAAAGCCGCGGCTTTGCCGAAGGCCGCGAGGCCGGCGGCTGGGTCAAGCGCCTGAAGACCGAAGGCGCCGCGGCGCTGGCCGAGGCGCCGGTGGAGATCCCGGCCGGCGTCGCGCGCGAGGACGTGGAAGCGGCGCTGGGCGCACTGGTGGCGGCCAGCGAGGAGTGAGCGCGCAGACGGCCA is a window from the Caldimonas thermodepolymerans genome containing:
- a CDS encoding RsmB/NOP family class I SAM-dependent RNA methyltransferase translates to MHPNALLDLATELLRQVLKFDAPADTVVSGFFLQHRQLGPRERHTLAETAYHVLRQRLLLQHFAQSGAGALERRLAILGWQGDERFLQGALGPKEQQWLAQVRLVDVATLPEKLRHNLPDWLVAPLKQFLPEAEFWPLVDSLARPAPLDLRVNLLRLKREAAVEELARAGIAAQPTPYSPWGLRVDGKPALNKLDIFTRGDIEVQDEGSQLLALLMGVKRGEMVADFCAGAGGKTLALGAAMRNTGRLYAFDVSGHRLDKLKPRLARSGLSNVYPVQIAHERDERIKRLAGKIDRVLVDAPCSGLGTLRRNPDLKWRQSPQAVAELRDKQQAILASAARLVKPGGRLIYATCSLLEDENERIAEAFAESHRDFAPLPAAAVLEQAKVADAQQLVTGPYLRLWPHRHATDGFFAAVWERR
- the trxB gene encoding thioredoxin-disulfide reductase, with protein sequence MSTTPKHAQVLILGSGPAGYTAAVYAARANLKPVLITGLAQGGQLMTTTEVDNWPADVNGVMGPDLMQRFQQHAERFNTEIVFDHINEVDLSKRPFWLKGDAGEYTCDALIIATGASAKYLGLPSEQAFMGRGVSGCATCDGFFYRGEDVCVVGGGNTAVEEALYLSNIARKVTVIHRRDKFRAEPILVDKLMDKVRDGKVELKLFSVLDEVLGDDSGVTGVRIRNVNDGSTEEIALKGCFIAIGHQPNTDIFKGQLEMKDGYILTRSGLNGFATMTSVPGVFAAGDVQDHVYRQAITSAGTGCMAALDAQRYLEQGGAA
- a CDS encoding fatty acid desaturase; translated protein: MSEFLIVWESLIDWLANGVTNATWWQIVLYTLVTTHITIASVTIFLHRSQAHRALELHPAVAHFFRLWLWLTTGMVTKEWVAIHRKHHAKCETEDDPHSPQTRGIRKVLLEGAELYRAEAKNQETLTKYGHNTPDDWIERNLYSRYTWQGVGLTLILDLLLFGAAGVAVWAVQMLWIPITAAGIINGLGHYWGYRNFEAPDASTNISPWGIIIGGEELHNNHHTYPTSAKLSVRKYEFDIGWLYIRSLELMGLAKVRKTPPMLKLGPVKPVADASTLQAVIANRYEVMAKYGRELRRAVKAELVQLKEAGAKNSARWKELLLAKRWLHRDENVIPPSIKPQLAHACESSPVLSKLVAMREELRQIWTRTNVSAEQLVADLQAWCKKAEESGVAALQDFALKLRAATV
- the purN gene encoding phosphoribosylglycinamide formyltransferase; translation: MKRIVILISGRGSNMEAIVEACAAERWPAEVAAVISNRPDARGLQYAASRGIPTDTVDHRKYDTREAFDAELARVIDRHAPDLVVLAGFMRILTARFVEHYAGRLINIHPSLLPAFPGLHTHRRAIEAGCKLAGATVHFVTAELDHGPIIIQAVEPVHPTDTEDTLSQRILAKEHVIYPRAVRWIVRDELEVRNGIVTHREGEPQLLF
- the rpmB gene encoding 50S ribosomal protein L28, with the translated sequence MARVCQVTGKRPMVGNNVSHANNKTKRRFLPNLQYRRFWLESENRWVRLRVSNAALRLIDKVGIDQVVADLRAKGEL
- the rpmG gene encoding 50S ribosomal protein L33, which translates into the protein MAKTAREKIKLESTAGTGHFYTTTKNKKTTPEKLEIMKFDPKVRKHVIYKEVKLK
- a CDS encoding tryptophan--tRNA ligase; its protein translation is MTERVLTGITTTGTPHLGNYVGAIRPSVEASRAPDVESFFFLADYHALIKCDDPARVERSRLEIAATWLAAGLDPQRVYFFRQSDLPETPELTWLLTCVTAKGLMNRAHAYKAATDVNLAAGKDVDADVTMGLYCYPILMAADILLFNAHRVPVGRDQVQHIEMARDIAQRFNHLYGRGRDLFVLPQAQIDEELATLPGLDGRKMSKSYDNTIPLFEGGPKALKEAVARIVTDSRLPGEPKDPDGTPLVTIYDAFATPEQRAEFRADLRAGLGWGDAKQRLVDLIESHIGPMRDRYAELMAHPERIEEILQDGARRARRIATPFLAELREAVGLRPMKALPVTAQPRRSEAAKPQLPVFKQYREADGQFYFKLTAANGTVLLQSRGFAEGREAGGWVKRLKTEGAAALAEAPVEIPAGVAREDVEAALGALVAASEE
- a CDS encoding DUF1653 domain-containing protein; the protein is MPANDLPPLPPTPPGRYRHYKGREYEVLGCARHSETLEPLVVYRPLYGEGALWVRPHAMFFETVVVEGRAQPRFARIEPRP